The window ACCCATTACAGTCCTACCGATCCCGATGCCCGTATCAGTGTCAAACCGGGCAAGGCCAGGAAACTCAATTACCTATCTCAATTAACAGTAGATACCTCCAATCATGTGATAACCGATATCAAAGCTTACCATGCCGATGGCAAAGACAACCAACAACTGCCCGACATAGTGAAAAGGGTACAACGCCGATTGTGGAACTCAGGACTGCTATGGGAGAACTGTGTAGCCGATACAGGATATAGCAGTGGGGAGAACTATGCCTTTTTAGAAAAGAATCAGATCAAGAGTTTTATCCCTCCCCATGGTACTTACAAAGGAGGGCCGGGAGGATTTACATATATTGAGGCAGGCAGCTATTGGTTATGCCCTCAGGGCAAGAAAGTTACTTTCCGCAAACAAAAATTAGAGAAAGGGACTCTAAAAGATCAGTACTTTACCAAACGGAGTGATTGTAAAGGCTGCCCGATAAAACAACAATGTATTGGTAAAAGTTATGAGAAACGCATAAACATTACTGCTTATCGCAAAGAATACGAACGTAATATAGTAAGAGTGAATAGTCCGCAGGGACGGTATATGAAAGCCAAGCGGCAAAGTACCGTAGAACCGGTGTTTGGAACATTAACACAGTTTATGGGACTTAGAAAAGTGAATACCCTAGGCATTAAACAGGCTAATAAATGTATGCAGCTCTCGGCCATTGCCTACATGAAGAAGTACCTGAAATTCATTGAAAACCACACAAAAAGAGGAGTAGCAAGCATGCAAAGTATTTACTTTTCTTTAAAAGTTATCATACAACACATTTTACGCCTTTTTAAGCCTTTCAATTTTAGTTTACAGCTAAACTATACCACAAAATAAAAGCCCATAAAAGGGCTTATTTGTATCTTGTTTTTAGAAAATTAAGGGCTTGTGCAACGGCTACCATTGTTACAAAACGTTTTTAATATTTAGGGCTTACCTTTTTCATTGTCAAAATCACATATTCAGCAACTTTAGGATTATCTTGAAAAATATGTAATGAGTTTGATAAATTCAGATTGTTGGTAAAAGCTTCTCCTGTTCCGCCAAAAGAGCCTCTGATATAATATATTTCACCGTCTTTTGCATTGATTTCAATAATGTCCTTTTTAGAGTTTTTTTGATTGTATTTATGTACTTCTCCAGCTTTTACTTTGTGTAGATAATAACTATGAGTTTTGATGTTAATAAAAGGCATTCCATTATATTCCACTTTACAAGCTAATGCAGAACCTGTATAAACATAAGGTCTATAAAAATAAACGTGGGCATAACCAGACTCTGGTTTTTCAATTTCAATGTTTAATGGGTTTTGAATTATTGATGCGTCAGCAAAATGTACATCTGCAAATTTGAATATATTTTTTTTCTTTTTTCCTTTTTCACCTTTTATAATGTAGCTTACTTTTTTATTTTTTAATTCGAGAATTTTACAATAAATGGTATCATTTTGAACGGTAACTAAATAATCCGAATCATTTGATTGAGAATAAGTCCAAGCGGAAATTAAAATCAGAGTAAGAGTAATTATTTTTTTCATTCTTCTATAGTTAAATATTTGGTTTAAATGTTTTGTAACGATCACGTATATGAAAAGTAGGCGGTTACGAAGCACCAAATTTTGCTTAAGCACAAAGCTTGAAACGAGCTAAAACCCTTGATTTTACTACTATATTGCCTGTTTTTTATATACATTGTTGTGCGTTCATATTTATTTTTATGTTTACATTATACAATGTTCAGTTTATATTTATAAAGTAAACCTTCAAGTTGTAATGCAGAAAACTTTGCATTTTTCATTTTGTTAAATTCGGGGTCTATGGCAAAATTCAAAGCGCTGCTAAAATCAACTCTCTCAAGATTAGTGCTTGAGAATATAGCGCCTGTCAAATCAGATTCTTTGAATATGGATGATGTCAAATCCGATTCAGAGAAATCAACTTCTTTGAGAGAGCATTCTAAAAAGTGTATTTTTTTTAGTTTTGTTCCAAAAAATGTGCAATAGTCCATAATGCAATTGTTAAACCTAAAAGAAAACATAAGTTTATTACATCTAGTAAAATTAACTCCAAGAATTTTACATCTTATAAAGGTGATATTTCTAAATCCAACGCCCTCTATTTCTGCCATTGTTGAAAAATACAATCTTCAAAAATATTACCTCTCAAGTCGCTTTTTGTAAAGTTGCACCTTACAAAATTACAATGAA of the Zhouia spongiae genome contains:
- a CDS encoding IS1182 family transposase, with the protein product MQGKKQYQEKLFNQFQLSERVPKDNFYRRLKEVLDLEYLYSFTKGYYGSSGQKSIDPVVFFKLCLVGYLENIISDRKLITHCSMRLDILFFLDYDIDEELPWHSTISRTRQLFPESVFEEVFTKVFELCVSIGMVSGHTQAIDSAPVKANASMDSLELKVPEADLETHLREIRHISKGDKDKPLRQAKGNKADKDQQTLSASKKELQGIKSRNSKWAKDQDQRPGAGNKGSRYTSNKTHYSPTDPDARISVKPGKARKLNYLSQLTVDTSNHVITDIKAYHADGKDNQQLPDIVKRVQRRLWNSGLLWENCVADTGYSSGENYAFLEKNQIKSFIPPHGTYKGGPGGFTYIEAGSYWLCPQGKKVTFRKQKLEKGTLKDQYFTKRSDCKGCPIKQQCIGKSYEKRINITAYRKEYERNIVRVNSPQGRYMKAKRQSTVEPVFGTLTQFMGLRKVNTLGIKQANKCMQLSAIAYMKKYLKFIENHTKRGVASMQSIYFSLKVIIQHILRLFKPFNFSLQLNYTTK
- a CDS encoding DUF2846 domain-containing protein is translated as MKKIITLTLILISAWTYSQSNDSDYLVTVQNDTIYCKILELKNKKVSYIIKGEKGKKKKNIFKFADVHFADASIIQNPLNIEIEKPESGYAHVYFYRPYVYTGSALACKVEYNGMPFINIKTHSYYLHKVKAGEVHKYNQKNSKKDIIEINAKDGEIYYIRGSFGGTGEAFTNNLNLSNSLHIFQDNPKVAEYVILTMKKVSPKY
- a CDS encoding pentapeptide repeat-containing protein, producing the protein MAEIEGVGFRNITFIRCKILGVNFTRCNKLMFSFRFNNCIMDYCTFFGTKLKKIHFLECSLKEVDFSESDLTSSIFKESDLTGAIFSSTNLERVDFSSALNFAIDPEFNKMKNAKFSALQLEGLLYKYKLNIV
- a CDS encoding pentapeptide repeat-containing protein, coding for MSNQLTTIHENKEFKNINYSGKTLRNREFFHCNFVRCNFTKSDLRGNIFEDCIFQQWQK